In Bacteroidales bacterium, a single genomic region encodes these proteins:
- a CDS encoding (2Fe-2S) ferredoxin domain-containing protein, which yields MTDQLEVVICLGSSCFARGNKQMVQVVKKFMEDNNLMHKLKFRGKHCFGNCENGPSMMIGEKRHEHLNQQSVLEILERELL from the coding sequence ATGACAGATCAATTGGAAGTTGTTATTTGTTTAGGAAGTTCATGTTTTGCCCGTGGCAATAAGCAGATGGTTCAGGTTGTAAAAAAGTTCATGGAAGACAACAATCTTATGCACAAACTGAAGTTCCGGGGAAAGCACTGTTTTGGAAATTGCGAAAACGGTCCCAGCATGATGATCGGGGAAAAGCGCCACGAGCATCTTAATCAGCAGTCAGTGCTGGAAATCCTGGAACGAGAATTATTATAA